The following are encoded in a window of Geobacter metallireducens GS-15 genomic DNA:
- a CDS encoding L,D-transpeptidase family protein, which produces MGGTVSFLAAAVLFAGCSTPPTAKKRALTELSGLRQRSASSISRQEYWNIEETVARAESHLARGERKRAEVLFDLAAGKAKLLSERLELAQAEKDEPQPSSRDAVSKQTADWDDQLPPPAMDSVSPLPPPAPASPAMAPPTEHLHPQSAPAPVEPAEPQPGEMRSVERGEPAEATETARPRSSVIIGKRFSYTVGKGESLRYIGAKFGVSWRRLAQLNRIDPQKPLRAGQVLRVDTRRIVPRQIDDGIVINIPDRTLYYFRNGEVDRVLSVAVGKPKPVNDPEKRDWHTPTGNFRIIGKVKDPTWRVPPSIRKEMKERGKEVKTIVPPGKKNPLGKYALKTSIPGILIHSTNAPESVYSFSSHGCIRVFPEFMEDFFNSVTEETTGEIIYEPVKMTVAEGQVFLEVHRDIYNRYENLDEQVKSIAQEQHVEERIDWNKVQQVLKRMNGVPERVSF; this is translated from the coding sequence ATGGGAGGTACGGTTTCCTTTCTGGCGGCGGCAGTTCTCTTTGCGGGATGTTCGACGCCTCCCACTGCTAAAAAACGGGCATTGACGGAGCTTTCCGGGCTGCGGCAGCGGTCTGCCTCCAGTATTTCGCGCCAGGAGTACTGGAACATCGAGGAGACCGTGGCCCGGGCGGAATCCCACCTGGCCAGGGGTGAACGCAAGCGGGCAGAGGTTCTGTTCGATCTGGCCGCCGGCAAGGCAAAGCTTCTCTCTGAGCGACTGGAGCTGGCCCAGGCAGAAAAGGACGAACCACAGCCGTCGAGCCGGGACGCGGTGTCGAAGCAGACCGCTGATTGGGATGACCAACTCCCCCCTCCGGCGATGGACAGCGTCTCCCCCTTGCCCCCCCCTGCTCCTGCAAGCCCGGCTATGGCCCCTCCCACCGAGCATCTCCATCCCCAATCGGCGCCTGCGCCTGTTGAGCCGGCCGAACCGCAGCCCGGTGAAATGCGCTCCGTGGAGAGGGGGGAACCGGCCGAAGCGACCGAAACCGCCAGACCACGGTCTTCTGTGATCATCGGCAAGAGATTCTCCTACACTGTTGGCAAGGGTGAAAGCCTGCGCTATATCGGCGCTAAATTCGGGGTCAGCTGGCGGCGGCTGGCGCAGCTCAACCGGATCGACCCCCAGAAACCCCTCAGGGCCGGACAGGTGCTGCGTGTCGACACCCGCCGGATTGTCCCCCGCCAGATCGACGACGGCATTGTCATAAACATCCCTGATCGCACTCTCTACTATTTCCGTAACGGAGAGGTTGACCGGGTGCTTTCTGTCGCCGTGGGAAAACCGAAACCGGTAAATGATCCCGAAAAGCGCGACTGGCATACGCCGACCGGCAATTTTCGGATCATCGGAAAGGTGAAGGATCCCACCTGGCGTGTCCCCCCCTCCATCCGGAAGGAGATGAAGGAGCGGGGGAAGGAGGTGAAAACCATTGTCCCGCCGGGGAAGAAAAACCCTCTCGGGAAATACGCCCTGAAAACGTCGATACCAGGAATTCTTATCCACAGCACTAACGCGCCCGAATCGGTCTACAGTTTCAGCAGCCATGGCTGCATCAGGGTTTTTCCCGAATTCATGGAGGATTTCTTCAATTCCGTGACAGAGGAGACCACCGGAGAGATTATTTACGAGCCGGTAAAGATGACGGTTGCCGAGGGACAGGTGTTCCTTGAAGTGCACCGGGACATTTACAACCGCTACGAGAATCTCGATGAACAGGTGAAGAGCATCGCGCAGGAGCAGCACGTCGAGGAGAGAATAGACTGGAACAAGGTCCAACAGGTTCTGAAGAGGATGAACGGGGTACCCGAAAGGGTTTCGTTCTGA